In a single window of the Bacillus mycoides genome:
- a CDS encoding class I SAM-dependent methyltransferase, which translates to MSQAVETLFSIFDSSTVVLRKELDVTYLEALVETGDNLFEGAILQEELSESTIERLNREYSTFNEETYKGEEIRKAFQLAILKGMKEGVQANHEMTPDAVGMFMSYLFHKFMQGQKEITVLDPAIGTGNLMTTLFNSAKEELTMSGFGVEVDEVLIKLALVNANLQKHAIEFFHQDGLAPLYIDPVDAVVSDLPIGYYPNEIVASEYTLKADEGMSYAHHLFIEQSVKHTKEGGYLFFLVPNFIFESDQAPKLHAFIKETCFIQGLLQLPVSMFKNEKNAKSIFVLQKKGQGVTMPKQALLVELPKFSNMKAMENIMDQLNTWFATHK; encoded by the coding sequence GTGAGTCAGGCAGTAGAAACATTATTTTCTATTTTTGATTCTTCTACGGTAGTTTTACGTAAAGAATTAGATGTAACATATTTAGAGGCGCTTGTAGAAACAGGTGATAACTTGTTTGAAGGAGCGATTTTACAAGAGGAATTATCCGAATCAACAATTGAAAGGTTGAATCGTGAATATAGTACGTTTAATGAAGAAACATATAAAGGGGAAGAAATTCGTAAAGCATTTCAGCTAGCCATTTTAAAAGGAATGAAAGAGGGCGTACAAGCGAATCACGAAATGACGCCAGATGCAGTTGGAATGTTCATGAGCTACTTATTCCATAAATTTATGCAAGGTCAAAAAGAAATTACTGTTTTAGACCCTGCAATTGGAACTGGTAACTTAATGACTACATTGTTTAATAGCGCCAAAGAAGAACTAACAATGAGTGGATTTGGTGTAGAAGTGGATGAGGTGTTAATTAAACTTGCTTTAGTAAATGCAAATTTACAAAAGCATGCAATCGAATTCTTCCACCAAGATGGACTAGCACCACTTTATATTGATCCAGTTGATGCAGTCGTTTCAGATTTACCAATTGGTTATTATCCAAATGAAATTGTTGCAAGTGAATATACATTAAAAGCAGATGAAGGAATGTCATATGCACATCACTTATTTATTGAACAAAGTGTGAAACATACGAAAGAAGGCGGGTATTTATTCTTCTTAGTACCAAACTTCATTTTTGAAAGTGATCAAGCGCCAAAGCTACATGCATTCATTAAAGAGACATGCTTTATTCAAGGATTATTACAGCTTCCTGTTTCCATGTTTAAAAACGAGAAAAATGCAAAAAGTATATTTGTTCTCCAAAAGAAAGGCCAAGGTGTAACAATGCCGAAACAGGCACTACTAGTGGAATTACCTAAATTCTCTAACATGAAGGCTATGGAGAACATTATGGATCAATTGAATACTTGGTTTGCAACACATAAATAA
- the ackA gene encoding acetate kinase: MSKIIAINAGSSSLKFQLFEMPSETVLTKGLVERIGLEDSIFTITVDGEKQKEITNIPDHAVAVNMLLKKLTENGIVKSLDEIGGIGHRVVHGGEKFADSVLIDAEVLADIEELSDLAPLHNPANLVGIKAFQEVLPNVPAVAVFDTAFHQTMPESAFLYSLPYEYYEKFGIRKYGFHGTSHKYVTERAAELLGRPLESLSLLSCHLGNGASIAAVEGGKSIDTSMGFTPLAGVTMGTRSGNIDPALIPYIMEKTGQTVEEVVSVLNKKSGMLGLTGYSSDLRDIIAKEEEGDHRAKVALDVFVSRIHKYIGSYTARMKGVDAIIFTAGVGENSAIIRERVLEGLEYMGVYFDVKRNNVFGEEAFISFPHSPVKIIVIPTDEEVMIARDVLRLGDIG; encoded by the coding sequence ATGTCAAAAATCATCGCGATTAACGCAGGAAGCTCTTCCTTAAAGTTCCAATTATTTGAAATGCCAAGTGAAACAGTATTAACAAAAGGTTTAGTAGAACGTATCGGTTTAGAAGATAGTATCTTCACTATTACTGTAGATGGCGAAAAACAAAAAGAAATTACAAACATCCCAGATCATGCAGTAGCAGTTAACATGCTTCTTAAGAAATTAACTGAAAACGGAATCGTAAAATCTCTTGATGAGATTGGCGGTATCGGTCACCGTGTTGTACACGGCGGCGAAAAATTTGCTGATTCTGTTTTAATTGATGCTGAAGTATTAGCTGATATCGAAGAATTAAGCGATTTAGCACCACTTCACAACCCAGCAAACCTTGTTGGTATTAAAGCATTCCAAGAAGTACTACCAAACGTACCAGCAGTAGCAGTATTTGATACAGCATTCCACCAAACAATGCCGGAATCTGCATTCCTATACAGCTTACCATATGAATACTATGAGAAATTTGGCATCCGTAAATACGGTTTCCACGGAACTTCTCATAAATACGTAACAGAGCGTGCGGCTGAATTATTAGGTCGTCCACTTGAAAGCTTAAGCCTACTTTCTTGTCACTTAGGTAACGGTGCAAGTATCGCAGCAGTAGAAGGTGGTAAGTCTATCGATACTTCTATGGGCTTCACTCCACTTGCTGGTGTAACAATGGGTACACGTTCTGGTAACATTGACCCTGCGTTAATTCCATACATCATGGAAAAAACAGGCCAAACTGTAGAAGAAGTAGTTAGCGTATTAAACAAGAAGAGTGGTATGTTAGGTCTTACTGGTTACTCTAGTGACCTACGTGACATCATTGCGAAAGAAGAAGAAGGCGACCACCGTGCGAAAGTAGCACTTGACGTGTTCGTGAGCCGTATCCATAAATACATCGGTTCTTACACAGCTCGTATGAAAGGCGTTGACGCTATCATCTTTACAGCTGGTGTAGGTGAAAACAGTGCAATTATTCGTGAGCGCGTATTAGAAGGCCTTGAGTACATGGGCGTATACTTCGACGTAAAACGCAATAACGTATTCGGTGAAGAAGCATTCATCAGCTTCCCACACTCTCCAGTAAAAATTATCGTAATTCCAACTGACGAAGAAGTTATGATTGCTCGTGACGTATTACGTCTTGGAGATATTGGTTAA
- a CDS encoding NUDIX hydrolase produces the protein MYPRAKAFGIAIHHDRLYDILVQEYHTGDETYYRPLGGSIELGEKSAHTVIREFQEELHTEVEITNYLGCLENIFHLDGEIGHEIIQLYSLRLLDMSLYEMEILNISDEQTLSYAKWISLTAFIQKEKLLYPDEILKYIQKKKDEIL, from the coding sequence ATGTATCCACGTGCAAAAGCTTTTGGCATCGCTATACATCACGATCGCCTGTATGATATTCTCGTACAAGAATATCATACAGGCGATGAAACATATTACCGACCTCTTGGCGGATCAATTGAACTTGGTGAAAAATCAGCACATACTGTTATTCGCGAATTTCAAGAAGAGCTTCACACAGAAGTGGAAATCACCAATTATTTAGGCTGCTTAGAAAACATCTTTCATCTAGATGGAGAAATTGGTCATGAAATCATTCAGCTATATTCTTTACGCTTATTAGACATGTCACTATATGAAATGGAAATACTGAATATATCAGATGAACAAACACTGTCATATGCAAAATGGATTTCCCTCACTGCATTCATTCAAAAAGAAAAATTACTATATCCGGATGAAATTTTGAAATATATCCAAAAGAAAAAAGACGAGATCCTATAG
- a CDS encoding DUF1796 family putative cysteine peptidase — translation MNLSNIKKEYNAVFSLGQNCWPAWALYQFELSPFFGVIDFMLSPSLEKVNLLLQNRFDRFLQFENLSFISFWDDDAKLRLRDNLYEIDSCHDFKTDVNTPTSWPSYTEIKLNYEHRINRFLTTIETAESTLFIRTGGTYEEARSLEQILSQIVKHTFSVLLLIPEDVPTIAQEDWGLQNICVIKCPVMDIYQYNEAFWNDLFNGITIRPNA, via the coding sequence ATGAATCTATCCAATATAAAAAAAGAATATAATGCAGTATTCAGCTTAGGACAAAACTGCTGGCCTGCTTGGGCTTTATATCAATTCGAATTATCACCATTTTTTGGTGTTATCGATTTTATGCTAAGCCCTTCATTAGAAAAAGTGAATTTATTATTACAAAATCGATTTGACCGTTTTTTACAGTTCGAAAACTTATCCTTCATCTCATTTTGGGATGATGATGCGAAATTAAGACTCCGTGACAACCTATATGAAATCGACTCCTGTCACGACTTTAAAACAGATGTAAACACACCAACATCCTGGCCTTCTTATACAGAAATTAAGTTAAACTATGAGCATCGAATTAATCGTTTTCTAACTACAATCGAAACGGCAGAATCCACATTGTTTATTCGAACGGGAGGAACATACGAAGAAGCACGTTCCTTGGAACAAATTTTATCTCAAATAGTTAAACATACATTCTCTGTCCTATTACTCATTCCTGAAGATGTACCAACTATCGCCCAAGAAGATTGGGGATTACAAAATATTTGTGTTATAAAATGCCCAGTGATGGATATATACCAGTACAATGAAGCATTTTGGAATGACTTATTTAATGGCATCACAATTCGGCCAAACGCTTAA
- a CDS encoding EcsC family protein, whose amino-acid sequence MRSKREQAILDNIKEWEGQLVEQEATDFQKMFDKWLHTTIAKLPEKKRKDFFTKADGWLFHLHALIQSSQSQLDARNRILGTSRLFDESIEQLEDLKALSIDQLTYIAEQQTARHRLYSFVQGGATGAGGLLLLTADFPVMIALNVKAVQLVATSFGHDVNKPYEMMLALKVFHAALLPARLQQYAWYNLLRELEQEDSFFYEGDEAVLKPASTEVVLKQILKTFSIYALRRKVFQGIPVLGMAIGSTVNYRLTRNVTEFANKFYQVRYILEKEKRA is encoded by the coding sequence ATGCGATCGAAGCGAGAACAAGCCATTTTAGACAATATAAAAGAGTGGGAAGGGCAATTAGTAGAGCAAGAAGCGACCGATTTTCAAAAGATGTTTGATAAGTGGTTGCATACGACAATTGCGAAACTGCCTGAGAAAAAACGAAAAGACTTTTTTACGAAAGCAGATGGATGGCTCTTTCATTTGCATGCGCTTATTCAAAGTTCACAATCACAGCTAGATGCACGTAATCGTATTTTAGGAACGTCGAGATTATTTGATGAATCGATTGAGCAACTTGAAGATTTGAAGGCGTTATCTATTGATCAATTAACATACATAGCAGAGCAGCAAACAGCACGTCATCGCCTATATTCATTCGTACAAGGCGGAGCAACAGGTGCTGGTGGTTTATTATTATTAACGGCTGATTTTCCGGTTATGATTGCGTTAAATGTGAAGGCTGTCCAACTTGTTGCGACATCATTTGGGCATGATGTGAACAAGCCGTATGAAATGATGCTTGCGTTAAAGGTATTCCATGCAGCATTATTGCCGGCGAGACTTCAGCAATATGCATGGTACAATTTACTGAGAGAACTCGAACAAGAGGATTCATTCTTCTATGAAGGAGACGAAGCAGTATTAAAGCCAGCTTCTACTGAGGTTGTGTTAAAACAAATTTTGAAGACGTTTTCGATTTATGCTCTTCGTCGTAAAGTATTCCAAGGCATTCCTGTACTCGGAATGGCGATTGGCTCTACAGTGAACTATCGCTTAACGAGGAATGTTACTGAATTTGCAAATAAGTTTTATCAAGTACGCTACATATTAGAAAAAGAAAAGAGAGCATGA
- a CDS encoding YitT family protein: MRNIQSRQIIKEVFMVLIGSFILAAALYHIHFQNHLTEGGFVGIALFIQNFYDISPSISTVVMDIPIILLCASFLGRKMVGYSFLGSLSFGVFYSLMENYSPFTVDLSNNLFVAAVVGGALAGIGLGFILRFGGATGGDDILTIILSKRTRFTIGQIFFVFDAIVLALSLYYLNWTEIAFTILSIAVQAKTLDLIYYPKTEKKAAKQPVSIPISKKHATN, translated from the coding sequence ATGAGGAACATCCAAAGTCGACAAATTATTAAAGAAGTTTTTATGGTTTTAATCGGTTCATTTATATTAGCAGCAGCGCTATATCACATTCACTTCCAAAACCACTTAACAGAAGGTGGCTTTGTAGGTATTGCACTATTTATCCAAAATTTTTATGATATTTCACCATCTATTTCAACTGTAGTAATGGATATCCCTATTATTTTACTATGTGCTTCATTTTTAGGTAGAAAAATGGTTGGCTATTCATTCTTAGGTTCACTTTCATTTGGAGTATTTTATTCCCTTATGGAAAATTATTCTCCTTTTACGGTAGATTTATCAAATAATTTATTTGTAGCTGCAGTAGTTGGCGGTGCGTTAGCTGGTATTGGACTCGGTTTTATATTGCGATTTGGCGGTGCAACCGGTGGAGACGATATTTTAACAATTATATTAAGTAAACGAACTCGGTTTACAATTGGGCAAATTTTCTTCGTCTTTGACGCGATTGTTCTTGCGCTTTCATTATATTATTTAAATTGGACAGAAATTGCTTTTACTATTCTTTCGATTGCCGTACAGGCAAAAACATTGGATTTAATTTACTATCCAAAAACAGAAAAGAAAGCAGCAAAGCAACCCGTTTCTATTCCAATATCCAAAAAACATGCGACAAACTAA
- a CDS encoding argininosuccinate synthase: MEKKKVVLAYSGGLDTSVAIKWLQEKNYDIIALCLDLGEGKDLAFVKEKALSVGAIKSYMIDVQEEYANEYALIAMQAHTLYEGKYPLVSALSRPLIAKKLVEIAEQEGASAVAHGCTGKGNDQVRFEVSIQALNPYLEVIAPVREWKWSREEEIAYAKENDIPIPINLDSPFSIDQNLWGRSNECGILEDPWAAPPEDAYEMTLALEDTPNKPEFVEIGFEAGVPTTLNGTAYPLSELIKTLNALAGKHGVGRIDHVENRLVGIKSREVYECPAAMTLITAHKELEDLTLVKEVAHFKPMIEQKLTELIYNGLWFSPLKQALNAFLQETQKNVTGTVRVKLFKGHAIVEGRKSEYSLYDEKLATYTAQDEFNHDAAVGFISLFGLPTKVYSQVNQKKVEA; encoded by the coding sequence ATGGAGAAGAAAAAAGTTGTATTAGCATATTCCGGAGGTCTTGATACTTCCGTTGCAATTAAATGGTTACAAGAGAAAAATTATGATATTATCGCGCTTTGCTTAGATCTAGGGGAAGGTAAAGACTTAGCGTTTGTAAAAGAAAAAGCACTTTCAGTAGGTGCAATTAAATCATATATGATTGATGTTCAAGAAGAATATGCGAATGAATATGCATTGATAGCGATGCAAGCTCACACGTTATACGAAGGGAAATATCCTCTTGTCTCTGCATTATCTCGTCCGCTTATTGCAAAAAAATTAGTAGAAATTGCAGAGCAGGAAGGCGCAAGTGCAGTTGCACATGGATGTACAGGAAAAGGGAATGACCAAGTTCGTTTTGAAGTTTCTATTCAAGCGTTGAATCCATATTTAGAAGTTATTGCGCCCGTACGTGAATGGAAATGGTCACGTGAAGAAGAAATTGCATATGCAAAAGAAAATGATATACCGATTCCAATTAATTTAGATAGCCCGTTTTCAATCGATCAAAACTTATGGGGACGCAGCAACGAATGTGGAATTTTAGAAGATCCATGGGCAGCGCCGCCAGAAGACGCATACGAGATGACGTTGGCATTAGAAGATACACCGAATAAACCAGAGTTTGTAGAAATCGGATTTGAAGCAGGGGTACCGACGACTTTAAACGGCACTGCATACCCACTCTCAGAACTAATTAAAACGTTAAATGCACTTGCTGGAAAACATGGCGTGGGACGTATCGACCATGTAGAAAATCGCCTTGTCGGTATTAAATCTCGTGAAGTATATGAATGCCCAGCAGCAATGACATTAATAACAGCGCATAAAGAACTTGAAGATTTAACACTTGTGAAAGAGGTCGCTCATTTCAAACCGATGATTGAGCAAAAACTAACAGAATTAATTTATAACGGTTTATGGTTCTCACCTTTAAAACAAGCGCTCAATGCTTTCTTACAAGAAACGCAAAAAAATGTAACAGGTACAGTACGTGTGAAATTATTTAAAGGTCATGCGATTGTAGAAGGGCGTAAATCTGAGTACTCTTTATACGATGAAAAATTAGCAACGTATACTGCCCAGGATGAATTTAATCATGATGCAGCAGTTGGATTCATTTCATTATTCGGTTTACCTACGAAAGTATACAGTCAAGTGAATCAAAAGAAGGTGGAAGCGTGA
- the argH gene encoding argininosuccinate lyase: MSKLWGGRFTEEAEAWVEEFGASISFDQQLVNQDIKGSIAHVTMLAKQGIVTKEEAEKIKIGLQYLLEEAKQNKLNFSVEAEDIHLNIEKMLIERIGEVGGKLHTGRSRNDQVATDMHLYLKEKVEDIIKATKQLQTVLVHQAENNIETIMPGYTHLQRAQPISFAHHILAYFWMLERDVNRYEDSLKRINISPLGAGALAGTTFPIDREYSAELLGFNGIYENSLDAVSDRDFILEFLSNSSMLMMHLSRFCEELILWSSQEFQFIEMSDQYATGSSIMPQKKNPDMAELIRGKTGRVYGNLFSLLTVMKGLPLAYNKDLQEDKEGMFDTVKTVEGCLHIMAGMLETMTVNKEKMGQAVTQDFSNATEIADYLASKGLPFRQAHEIVGKLVLHCTQKGIYLLDVPLETYKEMSPLFEEDLYEVLSPYAAVKRRNSAGGTGFEQIEKALEKAKGLTKEVIRN; the protein is encoded by the coding sequence GTGAGCAAACTTTGGGGCGGACGTTTTACAGAAGAAGCGGAAGCGTGGGTTGAAGAGTTTGGAGCATCCATCTCCTTTGATCAACAATTAGTAAATCAAGATATAAAAGGGAGTATCGCACATGTAACGATGTTAGCAAAGCAAGGCATTGTTACGAAAGAAGAAGCAGAGAAAATAAAGATAGGGCTTCAATATTTACTAGAGGAAGCGAAACAAAATAAATTGAATTTCTCAGTCGAGGCTGAGGACATTCATTTAAATATTGAAAAGATGTTAATTGAAAGAATCGGTGAAGTAGGAGGGAAACTTCATACAGGCCGAAGCCGTAACGATCAAGTAGCGACAGATATGCATTTGTATTTAAAAGAAAAAGTAGAAGATATTATAAAAGCTACAAAACAATTGCAAACTGTTCTTGTTCATCAAGCGGAAAATAACATTGAAACAATTATGCCCGGCTATACGCACTTGCAACGTGCACAGCCGATTTCATTTGCGCATCATATTCTTGCTTACTTTTGGATGTTAGAGCGCGATGTGAATCGTTATGAAGATTCGTTAAAGCGTATTAACATTTCACCATTAGGAGCAGGAGCACTAGCTGGTACAACATTCCCGATTGACCGAGAATATAGTGCGGAGCTTCTTGGATTTAATGGAATCTATGAAAATAGTTTAGATGCGGTAAGCGATCGTGATTTCATATTAGAGTTTTTAAGTAACTCATCTATGCTTATGATGCACTTATCACGCTTTTGCGAAGAACTTATTTTATGGAGTAGCCAAGAATTTCAATTTATTGAAATGAGCGATCAATACGCAACAGGAAGCAGTATTATGCCGCAGAAGAAAAATCCGGATATGGCGGAACTTATTCGTGGTAAAACGGGCAGAGTATACGGTAATTTATTCAGTTTACTTACAGTAATGAAAGGATTGCCGCTCGCTTACAATAAAGACTTACAAGAAGATAAAGAAGGAATGTTTGATACAGTGAAAACAGTAGAAGGATGCCTTCATATTATGGCAGGCATGCTTGAAACGATGACTGTAAACAAAGAAAAAATGGGGCAAGCTGTGACGCAAGACTTCTCTAACGCAACAGAAATTGCCGACTATTTAGCAAGCAAGGGACTGCCGTTCCGTCAAGCTCATGAAATTGTCGGGAAACTAGTTCTTCATTGTACGCAAAAAGGAATCTATTTATTAGATGTACCACTTGAAACGTATAAAGAAATGAGTCCGTTATTTGAAGAAGATTTATATGAAGTTCTTTCACCTTATGCAGCTGTAAAGCGCCGTAACAGTGCTGGCGGGACAGGATTTGAGCAGATTGAAAAGGCTTTGGAGAAGGCGAAGGGGTTAACTAAAGAAGTTATTAGGAATTGA
- a CDS encoding DUF3139 domain-containing protein — protein MKKIVFIILLLISLIANVKVFLLDKYMFVGEQEKREEAIIATMWHLQEKGYKESDISYIKPAFYSKIGSYGMNVQFKDEPNESYTYRVSKDAKTNKITVHQDSNEPGGMGGKHQELK, from the coding sequence ATGAAAAAAATAGTATTTATCATTTTACTGTTAATTAGCTTAATTGCAAACGTGAAAGTATTTCTTTTGGACAAATATATGTTTGTTGGTGAACAAGAAAAGCGAGAAGAAGCGATTATCGCAACGATGTGGCACTTGCAAGAGAAAGGATATAAAGAAAGTGATATTTCATACATAAAACCGGCCTTTTATAGTAAAATCGGTTCTTACGGTATGAATGTACAGTTTAAAGATGAACCAAATGAATCGTATACATATAGAGTTTCGAAAGATGCTAAAACAAATAAAATAACTGTACACCAAGATAGCAATGAGCCAGGTGGTATGGGTGGGAAGCATCAAGAGCTTAAATAG
- a CDS encoding DinB family protein encodes MKSENISKHFHTLHVQRNQFLPELHSLSQEQLWHRKEDGKWSIGEHFYHLYLITRMLKVAIKFSFTLIPYAKLRRNTPFATEIHDIYAEYKEKHGRGMKAPWILIPSKKVYDSMNVTELEDLLSRETDEIKKLVQNTEENIAGHIVFLDPIAHYPNLIQSIQLLAIHEKHHFSIMKNNYKMLDSLLKI; translated from the coding sequence ATGAAATCTGAAAATATCTCAAAACATTTTCACACATTACATGTGCAAAGAAACCAGTTCCTTCCTGAGCTTCATTCACTTTCACAAGAACAACTATGGCATAGAAAAGAGGACGGAAAATGGTCTATTGGTGAACACTTTTATCACTTATATTTAATTACAAGGATGCTAAAAGTAGCGATTAAATTCTCTTTCACTCTTATCCCCTATGCCAAACTAAGAAGAAACACCCCATTCGCAACTGAAATTCATGACATTTATGCCGAATACAAGGAGAAGCATGGCAGAGGAATGAAAGCACCTTGGATTTTAATCCCTTCAAAAAAAGTTTATGATTCTATGAATGTAACAGAATTAGAAGACTTACTTTCACGTGAAACAGATGAAATAAAAAAACTAGTTCAAAATACAGAAGAAAATATTGCAGGACATATCGTATTTTTAGATCCGATTGCTCACTACCCTAACCTTATTCAATCTATTCAACTATTAGCGATTCATGAGAAGCATCATTTTAGCATTATGAAGAACAACTATAAAATGCTCGACTCCCTTCTAAAAATATAA
- a CDS encoding universal stress protein, translating to MNNTYTNILIAVDGSKEAEKAFKKAIQVAKRNNATLTIAHIVDVKAYSAVEAYSRAIAERANLFAEDLLEDYKKTALEAGLEKVETVLEFGNPKSKISKEIAPNHKVDLIMCGATGLNAVERFLIGSVSEHIIRYAKCDVLVVRGDEEQGDL from the coding sequence ATGAATAATACATATACAAATATTTTAATTGCGGTGGACGGTTCTAAAGAAGCAGAAAAAGCCTTTAAAAAAGCAATTCAAGTTGCAAAACGAAACAACGCAACATTAACAATTGCTCATATCGTTGATGTAAAAGCATACTCAGCAGTAGAGGCTTATAGCCGCGCAATTGCTGAACGTGCAAATCTATTTGCAGAAGACTTATTAGAAGACTACAAAAAAACTGCGCTTGAAGCTGGTCTTGAAAAAGTGGAAACTGTATTAGAATTTGGTAATCCTAAATCTAAAATTTCAAAAGAAATCGCTCCAAACCATAAAGTGGATTTAATTATGTGTGGTGCAACTGGTTTAAATGCTGTAGAACGTTTCCTAATTGGTAGCGTCTCTGAACATATTATTCGCTATGCGAAATGCGATGTCCTTGTTGTTCGTGGTGACGAGGAGCAAGGTGATCTTTAA
- a CDS encoding SDR family oxidoreductase → MEYSNLKGGMFVRHALITAGTKGLGKQVTEKLLAKGYSVTVTYHSDTSAMETMKETYKNMEERLQFVQADVTKKEDLHKIVEEAMSRFGKIDFLINNAGPYVFERKKLVDYEEDEWNEMIQGNLTAVFHLLKLVVPIMRNQQFGRIINYGFQGADSAPGWIYRSAFAAAKVGLVSLTKTVAYEEAEYGITANMVCPGDIIGEMKEATIEEARNLKGSNTPIGRSGTGEDIARTISFLCEDDSDMITGTIIEVTGAVDVIHRHR, encoded by the coding sequence ATGGAGTATAGCAATTTAAAAGGAGGCATGTTTGTGAGACACGCGCTCATTACAGCCGGTACGAAAGGTTTAGGAAAGCAAGTAACAGAAAAGTTATTGGCTAAAGGATATTCAGTAACAGTAACATATCATAGCGATACAAGTGCTATGGAAACAATGAAAGAAACATATAAAAATATGGAAGAACGTCTACAGTTCGTGCAAGCTGATGTCACGAAAAAGGAAGATTTACATAAAATAGTAGAAGAAGCGATGAGCCGTTTTGGCAAAATTGACTTCTTAATTAATAATGCTGGTCCTTACGTATTTGAAAGGAAAAAATTAGTCGATTACGAAGAAGACGAATGGAATGAAATGATCCAGGGTAATTTAACAGCGGTGTTTCATTTATTAAAACTTGTCGTACCGATTATGAGAAACCAGCAATTTGGCCGTATTATTAACTATGGATTTCAAGGGGCAGATAGCGCGCCTGGATGGATTTATCGTTCAGCCTTTGCAGCTGCGAAAGTCGGACTTGTTTCTTTAACGAAAACAGTCGCATACGAAGAAGCTGAATACGGTATTACTGCGAATATGGTATGTCCTGGTGATATAATTGGTGAAATGAAAGAGGCAACGATTGAAGAAGCACGAAATCTGAAAGGTAGTAACACACCAATTGGTAGATCTGGAACAGGGGAAGATATCGCAAGAACCATTTCGTTTTTATGTGAGGACGATTCTGATATGATTACTGGCACGATTATTGAAGTAACAGGCGCTGTTGATGTTATTCATAGACATCGATAG